One Actinomycetota bacterium DNA window includes the following coding sequences:
- a CDS encoding PD-(D/E)XK nuclease family protein has translation MPKHGSCGRELRLSFSSITVYQNCPLSYKFQFIDKLPTKKTPLRSFGNSLHAALAHFYNVPVPKPPSLDKLLELLSKVWEPEGYKDQSEESIYFEHAKEILTNFYYTNVKDFRIPAALEHKFQIELDGEDSEKFILSGVIDRMDKLPEGGYEIIDYKTSRRLPPRSKIESDLQLSIYHLAAQEIWGIEPEKLTLYFLIPNEKISTSRTREDVEETKDIIRQVMSHIKLGKFEPRENALCPWCDFQTHCPLHKHKFLKENGDPSKEMGEIATIEIERVVDEYAELKRKLREINLRLDELQGIIHDYCEKHGLSRLYSDKVAISRKPRLIQSYNVDKLREVLEPLGLWECILKVDERSLKELLNSDDMKEEVKRLIESAKEVEDITYALYVREIQRKPD, from the coding sequence GTGCCGAAGCATGGGTCATGTGGACGGGAATTAAGACTTAGCTTTTCTTCCATCACGGTTTATCAAAACTGCCCCCTTTCCTATAAGTTTCAGTTCATTGACAAGCTTCCCACCAAGAAGACTCCTCTTCGGAGCTTTGGTAACAGTCTCCATGCCGCTTTAGCTCATTTTTACAATGTGCCCGTCCCCAAACCACCCTCACTGGATAAACTCCTTGAGCTGTTGTCAAAGGTATGGGAACCGGAAGGATACAAGGATCAAAGCGAGGAATCCATCTACTTCGAGCACGCCAAGGAAATATTGACAAATTTCTATTACACCAACGTCAAAGATTTCCGTATTCCGGCGGCACTAGAGCATAAATTCCAAATAGAGTTGGACGGCGAAGACTCTGAGAAATTTATTCTGAGTGGTGTCATTGATAGAATGGATAAACTTCCCGAGGGAGGCTACGAAATAATCGACTATAAGACGAGCCGGAGGCTTCCCCCTCGCTCAAAAATCGAAAGTGATCTACAACTTTCAATTTACCACCTGGCAGCTCAGGAGATTTGGGGAATCGAACCGGAAAAATTGACTCTGTATTTTCTCATCCCCAATGAGAAAATAAGTACTAGTAGAACGCGTGAGGATGTTGAAGAAACCAAGGACATCATCAGACAAGTTATGAGCCATATTAAGCTGGGTAAGTTTGAACCGAGGGAAAATGCTCTCTGTCCATGGTGTGATTTTCAAACTCATTGTCCCCTTCATAAACACAAATTCCTAAAGGAAAACGGGGACCCGTCTAAGGAAATGGGGGAAATAGCCACCATCGAAATCGAAAGAGTCGTGGATGAATATGCGGAGCTTAAAAGGAAATTAAGGGAAATCAATTTGAGATTAGATGAGCTGCAGGGGATCATCCATGATTATTGCGAAAAACATGGTCTTTCCCGTCTTTATTCGGATAAGGTGGCAATCTCACGAAAGCCAAGGCTCATTCAAAGCTATAATGTTGACAAACTAAGGGAGGTTTTAGAACCCTTAGGGCTCTGGGAGTGCATTTTAAAGGTAGACGAGAGATCCCTTAAAGAACTGTTAAATAGCGATGATATGAAGGAAGAAGTCAAGAGATTAATTGAAAGTGCCAAAGAGGTTGAGGATATAACGTACGCTCTCTATGTTAGAGAAATTCAA